In Ruania zhangjianzhongii, the following proteins share a genomic window:
- a CDS encoding ThuA domain-containing protein, translated as MLSVSASPALADPSGEDDDSADTTQESPGDINVLVFHGDPAEQEDPVLEAASTIEEIGAEQGFTVTSSTDPADFTDENLDGYRGVVFLSAEGTELSGGQEAALQGYINDGGGFLGIRDAAKAQQESTWFTELIGARPAGTNLVTEVVASAENPPSEVARNLTDGDENTKWLAFEETATITYELTEPVVISEYAMVSANDFPGRDPQTWTVSGSTDGETWTELDTRSEEFDERFQRQEYELDNSEAYQFLQLEITENAGDSSTQLADWLVVPEEPIEPPDVEIPVQEATVNVVDRQHVANEGLPLNWTRSDKWYNWETNPIGEVHTVAQVQEWDYDAGDNGNGAFHPISWCRDYDGGRSFYTGMGGTEESYGEEQFRSHLLGALQWTTGTVRADCQATIGSNYEIERLTATNAEGELDQIGEPHGLTVADDGTVFYIGRGACATGPIPSWDDENVGLGCGTIHQWDPENGEVTLLTVLDVFGNRGSGGELVKTEEGLLGIEPSPNFAENNWLYVYWMPYDSIDTEDRTGMRTISRFTYDRENQTIDQDTRVDLLDWQTQIHSCCHAGGGMAFDDDGNLYVSTGDNNSSQGSDGYSGNNWTEEYAGISFQDARRTSGNTNNLNGKILRIHPEEDGTYTIPEGNLFTGEEGGGDLARPEIYVMGVRNPSRIQIDPDTDWLTAAWVGPDAYLPDPELGPAKYETATIITSAGNQGWPYCMGNQQPYRDRSNEDATVLTDWYDCDDLQNNSPRNTGLVDIPDARDNMIWYAPSGGGPVFPLDENGIPSYMEEEATYTQPYLQGGGQAVMSGPTYRMSQVNADSDVAWPSYWEGKWLLGDQTSATNRTAITVDPDTVDEQGAPAFAEDLRQIIRSGGGDNELQSWMDAEFGPDGALYMLDYGSGFFTLHENQKLIRISYTGGPATPVPTASAASIQSSPLTVQFTGSDSGGVAWEWDFGDGTTSTEADPQHTYTRVDEYTATLTVTYADGTEETIETSATIECAVPDSRETVWIGDEDSGVANQDLGGCTIADLINDEGEWDNHGAFIRHVNDVIDQLRENDVLAGRDAGRLSNAATRSDVGNADDSGYRWLFDGTAESLEGWRQAPGGHFDLLPGGSLASQGGLGMLWYEAEEFEDYSLRLQFRDVSEGDHYANSGVLVRFPDPTAEEQPECGQGQSEAWVAISCGHEIQIYDGPSGEPQKTGSVYNFDPVSLEDAGATDRGEWNDYEIRVVGQHYTILRNGEVINEFENTPGQESSRDGDPPTDLRQFASGFIGLQNHGDSDLMEFRNIRVQDLS; from the coding sequence ATGCTGAGTGTGAGCGCGTCACCGGCCCTCGCGGACCCATCCGGGGAGGATGACGACTCCGCGGACACCACCCAGGAATCGCCGGGTGACATCAACGTCCTGGTCTTCCACGGCGACCCGGCCGAGCAGGAGGACCCGGTCCTCGAGGCCGCCAGCACCATCGAGGAGATCGGTGCGGAGCAGGGCTTCACCGTCACCTCCTCGACCGATCCCGCGGACTTCACCGACGAGAACCTGGACGGCTACCGCGGGGTCGTCTTCCTGTCCGCCGAGGGCACTGAACTCAGTGGTGGTCAAGAGGCGGCGCTGCAGGGCTACATCAACGACGGTGGCGGCTTCCTGGGCATCCGGGACGCCGCGAAGGCGCAGCAGGAGTCGACCTGGTTCACCGAGCTCATCGGTGCTCGCCCCGCGGGTACCAACCTGGTCACCGAGGTCGTGGCGAGCGCCGAGAACCCGCCGAGCGAAGTCGCCCGCAACCTCACCGACGGTGACGAGAACACCAAGTGGCTCGCCTTCGAGGAGACCGCGACGATCACCTATGAGCTGACCGAGCCAGTGGTGATCTCCGAGTATGCGATGGTCTCCGCGAACGACTTCCCCGGCCGCGACCCGCAGACCTGGACGGTCAGTGGCTCCACGGACGGGGAGACCTGGACGGAGCTGGACACCCGCAGTGAGGAGTTCGACGAGCGCTTCCAGCGCCAGGAGTACGAGCTCGACAACTCCGAGGCGTACCAGTTCCTCCAGCTGGAGATCACTGAGAACGCCGGTGACTCCTCCACCCAGCTCGCCGACTGGCTGGTGGTCCCCGAGGAGCCCATCGAGCCGCCCGACGTCGAGATCCCGGTCCAGGAAGCGACGGTCAACGTCGTCGACCGTCAGCACGTGGCGAACGAGGGGCTACCGCTGAACTGGACCCGCTCGGACAAGTGGTACAACTGGGAAACCAACCCGATCGGTGAAGTGCACACCGTGGCGCAGGTGCAGGAGTGGGACTACGACGCCGGCGACAACGGCAACGGCGCATTCCACCCGATCTCCTGGTGCCGTGACTACGACGGCGGCCGGTCCTTCTACACCGGGATGGGTGGCACCGAGGAGAGCTACGGTGAGGAGCAGTTCCGCAGCCACCTGCTCGGTGCCCTGCAATGGACCACCGGTACCGTACGCGCCGACTGCCAGGCCACGATCGGTTCGAACTACGAGATCGAGCGCCTGACGGCGACGAACGCCGAGGGTGAGCTCGACCAGATCGGTGAGCCGCACGGGCTGACGGTGGCCGACGACGGCACAGTGTTCTACATCGGTCGCGGCGCGTGTGCCACCGGCCCGATCCCCTCCTGGGACGACGAGAACGTGGGCCTGGGCTGCGGCACCATCCACCAGTGGGACCCGGAGAACGGTGAGGTCACCCTGCTGACCGTGCTGGACGTGTTCGGCAACCGCGGTAGCGGCGGTGAGCTGGTCAAGACCGAGGAAGGTCTGCTGGGCATCGAGCCTTCGCCGAACTTCGCGGAGAACAACTGGCTGTACGTCTACTGGATGCCGTACGACTCGATCGACACCGAGGACCGGACCGGTATGCGGACGATCTCCCGGTTCACCTACGACCGGGAGAACCAGACCATCGACCAGGACACCCGGGTCGACCTGCTGGACTGGCAGACGCAGATCCACAGCTGCTGCCACGCCGGCGGCGGGATGGCCTTCGACGACGACGGAAACCTCTACGTTTCCACGGGGGACAACAACTCCTCCCAGGGGTCGGACGGCTACTCGGGTAACAACTGGACCGAGGAGTACGCCGGAATCTCTTTCCAGGATGCTCGGCGCACCTCCGGTAACACCAACAACCTCAACGGCAAGATCCTGCGGATCCACCCCGAAGAGGACGGCACCTACACCATCCCCGAGGGCAACCTGTTCACTGGGGAAGAAGGTGGTGGAGACCTGGCCCGCCCGGAGATCTACGTGATGGGTGTGCGTAACCCGTCCCGGATCCAGATCGACCCGGACACCGACTGGCTCACCGCAGCCTGGGTGGGACCGGACGCCTACCTGCCGGACCCCGAGCTGGGCCCGGCGAAGTACGAGACGGCGACGATCATCACCTCGGCGGGGAATCAGGGCTGGCCCTACTGCATGGGTAACCAGCAGCCGTACCGCGACCGCAGCAACGAGGATGCCACCGTTCTCACCGACTGGTACGACTGCGACGACCTGCAGAACAACTCGCCGCGGAACACCGGTCTGGTGGACATTCCGGACGCCCGGGACAACATGATCTGGTACGCCCCCAGCGGGGGTGGCCCGGTCTTCCCGCTCGACGAGAACGGCATCCCCAGCTACATGGAGGAGGAGGCCACCTACACCCAGCCGTACCTGCAGGGCGGCGGTCAGGCGGTCATGTCCGGCCCGACCTACCGGATGTCGCAGGTGAACGCCGACAGCGACGTCGCCTGGCCTTCGTACTGGGAGGGCAAGTGGCTCCTCGGTGACCAGACCAGTGCGACCAACCGCACGGCCATCACGGTCGACCCGGACACGGTCGACGAGCAGGGTGCGCCGGCGTTCGCGGAGGATCTCCGTCAGATCATCCGTTCCGGTGGTGGCGACAACGAGCTGCAGAGCTGGATGGACGCCGAGTTCGGGCCTGATGGTGCCCTGTACATGCTCGACTACGGCAGTGGCTTCTTCACTCTCCACGAGAACCAGAAGCTGATCCGTATCTCCTACACGGGCGGCCCGGCGACCCCGGTGCCGACCGCGTCGGCCGCGAGCATCCAGAGCAGCCCTCTCACCGTGCAGTTCACCGGATCTGACTCCGGTGGCGTGGCCTGGGAGTGGGACTTCGGTGACGGCACCACCTCCACCGAAGCCGACCCGCAGCACACCTACACCCGGGTGGACGAGTACACCGCCACCCTGACCGTGACCTACGCGGACGGGACCGAGGAGACCATCGAGACCAGCGCCACCATCGAGTGCGCTGTGCCCGACTCCCGGGAGACGGTGTGGATCGGTGACGAGGACTCCGGGGTAGCCAACCAGGACCTCGGTGGCTGCACCATCGCCGACCTCATCAACGATGAGGGCGAGTGGGACAACCACGGAGCGTTCATCCGGCACGTCAACGACGTGATCGACCAGCTGCGCGAGAACGATGTGCTTGCCGGTCGTGACGCCGGGCGGCTGAGCAATGCCGCCACCCGGTCGGACGTCGGCAACGCCGATGACTCCGGCTACCGGTGGCTCTTCGACGGGACCGCCGAGTCTCTCGAAGGCTGGCGGCAGGCACCGGGTGGTCACTTCGATCTGCTTCCGGGCGGGTCACTGGCCTCACAAGGCGGCCTGGGGATGCTCTGGTACGAGGCCGAGGAGTTCGAGGACTACTCGCTGAGGCTGCAGTTCCGGGACGTGTCCGAGGGCGACCACTACGCGAACAGCGGAGTGCTCGTCCGGTTCCCGGACCCGACTGCCGAGGAGCAGCCGGAGTGCGGGCAGGGTCAGTCCGAGGCCTGGGTGGCGATCAGTTGTGGTCACGAGATCCAGATCTACGACGGACCCTCCGGTGAACCGCAGAAGACGGGGTCGGTGTACAACTTCGACCCGGTCAGCCTCGAGGATGCCGGCGCCACGGATCGAGGTGAGTGGAACGACTACGAGATCCGCGTGGTCGGTCAGCACTACACGATCCTGCGCAACGGTGAGGTCATCAACGAGTTCGAGAACACGCCAGGCCAGGAGTCCTCGCGTGACGGTGACCCGCCCACGGATCTGCGGCAGTTCGCCAGTGGATTCATCGGTCTGCAGAACCACGGTGACAGCGACCTGATGGAGTTCCGCAACATCCGGGTACAGGACCTGTCCTAG
- a CDS encoding multicopper oxidase domain-containing protein gives MTENSTRTGPREHGLQRRAVLAGAATAILTPAAVAAFGTPATAAPGDEDDTSEGETHRITMYAEDLGGGQVGYGLAPGEATIPGPVLEMYEGDTMEITLVNTTEQRLSIHPHGVLYDTESDGSPFNDSFNDPGQTRTYIWRTTHEKSLGRRSRPGSAGYWHYHDHAMGGAHGSGGLIAGLYGALIVRRRGDVLPDHQFTVVFNGMLINNKTAPDTPMFEARLGETVEFICIGHGDLFHTFHLHAHRWANTRTGYLQGSLDSSEVIDNRDLNPGSSFGFQVVAGEDVGPGAWMYHCHVQFHSDGGMAGVFLVRNEDGSMPDGAQAAIDRFHQHEGGHSS, from the coding sequence ATGACCGAGAACAGCACGAGAACCGGTCCACGGGAACACGGGCTGCAGCGACGCGCGGTGTTGGCAGGCGCGGCCACGGCGATCCTGACCCCGGCCGCTGTGGCGGCGTTCGGCACCCCGGCCACCGCTGCACCAGGCGACGAGGACGACACCTCCGAAGGGGAGACCCACCGCATCACCATGTACGCCGAGGACCTGGGCGGTGGCCAGGTGGGCTACGGACTGGCCCCAGGTGAGGCGACGATCCCCGGTCCCGTCCTCGAGATGTACGAGGGGGACACCATGGAGATCACCCTGGTCAACACCACCGAACAGCGGCTGTCCATCCACCCCCACGGCGTGCTGTACGACACCGAGTCCGACGGCTCCCCGTTCAACGACTCCTTCAACGATCCCGGGCAGACCCGTACCTACATCTGGCGGACCACCCACGAGAAGTCCTTGGGCCGGCGGAGCCGACCAGGCAGTGCGGGCTACTGGCACTATCACGATCACGCCATGGGAGGCGCGCACGGGAGCGGTGGCCTGATTGCCGGTCTGTACGGCGCGCTGATCGTGCGCCGCCGCGGGGACGTCCTGCCGGACCACCAGTTCACCGTGGTGTTCAACGGCATGCTGATCAACAACAAGACCGCGCCCGACACCCCGATGTTCGAGGCGCGGCTCGGCGAGACGGTCGAGTTCATCTGTATCGGGCACGGGGACTTGTTCCATACGTTCCACCTGCACGCCCACCGCTGGGCGAACACCCGCACCGGCTACCTGCAGGGGTCGCTCGACTCCAGCGAGGTCATCGACAACCGGGATCTCAATCCCGGCTCCTCCTTCGGATTCCAGGTCGTGGCCGGTGAGGACGTCGGCCCTGGGGCGTGGATGTACCACTGCCACGTCCAGTTCCACTCCGATGGCGGGATGGCCGGAGTCTTCCTCGTCCGCAACGAGGACGGGTCCATGCCCGACGGCGCCCAGGCTGCGATCGATCGGTTCCATCAGCACGAAGGAGGCCACAGCAGCTAA